One genomic segment of Arachis duranensis cultivar V14167 chromosome 4, aradu.V14167.gnm2.J7QH, whole genome shotgun sequence includes these proteins:
- the LOC107484743 gene encoding transcription factor MYB3R-3: MLELKTEACCLENKQSTAASCSSVSEGSGSPINKSTEMCSPASTSPLHRRTTGPIRRAKGGWTAEEDETLRNAVATYKGKNWKKIAEYFPDRTEVQCLHRWQKVLNPELVKGFVQEDDKIVELVSKFGPTKWSLIARSLPGRIGKQCRERWHNHLNPDIKKDAWTLDEELALINAHHTHGNKWAEIAKVLPGRTDNAIKNHWNSSLKKKLDFYLATGRLPPVPKNNAQVAVKDTIRLSTSKTIPVCSSKELNLAVKTPSEPTTISMLDESGMNQSSPGTVRDVRDSSSVPANESADSDGVECKPGSSNIDLACSNSKPVSIVNFRITCGTNFENSGLSVNSKFERCVDNCEMSCSSRSIRTTFSQESPTCGSLCYEPPQLSGSVPLDYLSLSLQNEYCSNPMLSPIDYFTPASVKGSELCSETPESFLKKAADTFPNTPSILRRRRNRVETQTPPCKLLKVENHSCTSNESERTKDNSGSEVGRFSENPASHDNESDLPKAYNASPPYQLRSKRTAVLKSVEKQLEFAFEEKKMKAISTE; this comes from the exons ATGCTTGAGTTGAAAACAGAAGCGTGCTGTCTGGAGAATAAGCAATCCACTGCTGCTTCTTGCTCCTCTGTTTCCGAAGGCAGTGGCAGCCCAATTAACAAGTCCACAGAGATGTGTAGCCCTGCATCTACATCGCCCTTACACCG GAGGACCACTGGCCCTATAAGGCGTGCAAAGGGAGGTTGGACAGCAGAAGAG GATGAGACATTAAGGAATGCTGTTGCAACTTACAAGGGcaagaattggaagaaaat AGCTGAGTATTTTCCTGATAGAACAGAAGTTCAATGCCTTCACAGATGGCAAAAAGTTCTCAATCCAGAACTTGTTAAAGGTTTTGTGCAGGAGGatgataaaattgttgaactgGTCTCCAAATTTGGGCCTACAAAATGGTCTCTTATAGCCAGGTCTTTGCCTGGTCGAATAGGGAAACAGTGCCGAGAGCG ATGGCACAATCATCTTAATCCTGACATAAAGAAAGATGCCTGGACTTTGGACGAGGAATTGGCCCTGATAAATGCTCATCATACCCATGGGAACAAATGGGCTGAAATAGCCAAGGTTCTTCCTGGAAG AACTGATAATGCAATAAAGAACCACTGGAATAGttctttgaagaaaaagttggatttttatttagctACAGGAAGACTTCCACCAGTGCCAAAGAACAATGCACAAGTTGCTGTCAAAGATACAATTAGACTTTCTACTTCTAAAACAATTCCGGTTTGTTCAAGtaaagaattaaatttagctgTTAAAACACCATCTGAACCTACAACTATTAGTATGCTAGATGAGAGTGGCATGAATCAGTCATCCCCAGGGACAGTTAGAGATGTTCGTGATTCTTCAAGTGTTCCTGCTAATGAATCTGCTGATTCTGACGGTGTAGAATGCAAACCTGGATCATCCAACATAGATCTCGCCTGTAGCAACTCAAAGCCTGTGTCAATAGTTAATTTCAGAATAACTTGTGGGACAAATTTTGAGAATTCTGGACTAAGTGTAAACTCAAAGTTTGAGCGGTGTGTAGACAATTGTGAAATGAGTTGCAGCAGCAGGTCTATCAGAACAACTTTCTCCCAAGAAAGTCCTACCTGTGGTTCTTTGTGTTATGAGCCGCCTCAGTTAAGTGGTTCAGTTCCTTTAGATTATCTTTCTTTAAGCCTGCAGAATGAGTACTGCTCTAATCCGATGTTGTCGCCTATCGATTACTTCACTCCAGCTAGTGTGAAGGGTAGTGAATTATGCAGTGAGACACCTGaatcatttttgaaaaaagcTGCTGATACTTTTCCAAACACTCCTTCCATATTGAGGAGGAGACGGAACAGAGTCGAAACACAAACCCCTCCTTGTAAACTTTTGAAGGTAGAAAATCATTCTTGTACTTCTAATGAATCAGAGAGAACCAAGGATAATTCTGGTTCTGAGGTTGGGAGGTTCTCTGAGAATCCAGCAAGCCATGACAATGAGAGTGACCTTCCCAAGGCTTACAATGCATCTCCACCATACCAGTTGAGATCCAAGCGAACAGCTGTTCTCAAGTCCGTGGAGAAACAACTAGAATTTGCATTTgaggaaaaaaaaatgaaagcaaTTTCAACTGAATGA